The Megalops cyprinoides isolate fMegCyp1 chromosome 19, fMegCyp1.pri, whole genome shotgun sequence genome has a window encoding:
- the LOC118794828 gene encoding C-type mannose receptor 2-like, whose protein sequence is MHRGGRHSHSGKSWKSCFYFCKCTLYLFTFSLELRTTFSEPTEPGVFAFYHEGVRGCLGVQGSSLQMSSACEQSSQRWKFVSRGRLYNLGASLCLGLMSGNSSKPMLGVYPCDKEPARVRWSWHCKQVLESLNDNLSSPAPPTNSTSKEPGEGPRWRLYGDEQDLCTMAYREIYTIQGNSNGRPCYLPFMYNDQWFHSCTSIGREDGHLWCATTSDYGKDERWGFCPVKTNNCETFWDTDPVTDSCYQFNFQSTLSWNEARLSCQQQGADLLSITELHEQTYINGLLTGYSSTLWIGLNDLDINGGWQWADSSPVKFLYWEPDQPNHSDEENCAVIRTEMTGRWQNRDCSMALPYICKKRPNATLDPFTTDSWSDEERRECDVGWQSFQTGCYKLTVEKKDWDEAQRTCQKMEANLVSIHTLPELEFIIHNLKRGVDELWVGLHDTKVEMSFEWSDGTPVIFTYWHPFEPNNFRNTQEDCVTIWGPEGRWNDSPCNLTLPSICKKQAQKTEGQKQDHGCKQGWRWHSPSCYWVGEDTVTFEEARKACVNSEATLVTITNRFEQAFVNSLVFGRSRDFFWTALQDLNSTGTFHWLSGDEVSYTNWNRDQPGLNKGGCVALATGYATGLWEVKDCSSARAKYICRQNLDTSLSPEPPVPVPTPSLTGACPQGWKSSNTLLYCYKVFHFPQQDRKLSWLQANLFCKKHGAHLLSIGSFDEEQFVSQVLHETFGESEDHEQHWFWIGLNRRNPVDKGSWKWSDGLGFVYHNFGRYFHEYDIRQCAVADLGTMQWMAMQCEAQLDWICKIPKGAAPHPASAPCGKEWVKFQDAEYKFFDHRSTWNQAQRICSWFESSLVSVHSPAEHAFLTQSVQKLSNVEGQLWWVGLHTYENDGRFRWSDHSVLNYVSWAPGRPRPVSRDRKCVYMTANKEEWGDQKCFTDLPYICMKYSVSSTTPPTRPPLNPREGCPEGWAPFLHKCYKIYGHQEFKRATWSAAKALCQSQGADLAVLPSQKEQAFLTTLLPNISFNLWIGLSDSESLFQWTSRKPLTYTNWAPGEPVGHRDPLPTKTPVNCVVALHGNPKKNTGMWAARSCELERHGFVCQKRKDPAIPPGSDPLPPSLSEPLQFSNVSYRVLRRRLDWTGALHVCDSLNASLAWVQDPFQQAYLTLLLGTLQLPAWIGLHSNGGRSYSWQGEDQLTYSNWQAEEPKHTMGCGYMTPFGEWAVDACEVQKEFAVCQLNTEPAKEHQWSFPGQCPHPLGEWSWVPFRNFCYSFRLERQLQHQEANKSCTAVGAEMLSILDETENGFVWEHMQGYDEQAQGVWLGMTFNAREGGLVWPEYGGSREVEFTNWEVQDTNLSMLSANTCFWIQRSSGLWVPGPCTNRTQATICKIPRGLESTLIVSRVDHFPTLVPILVTALVLVALIIGVIYLYRRSRARSQGAYDGARYSRSKSSPAEQVEKSILVSDMELNEQHE, encoded by the exons ATGCATCGCGGCGGTCGTCACAGCCATTCCGGAAAATCATGGAAAAGCTGCTTCTACTTTTGCAAATGCACTTTATATTTATTCACCTTTAGTCTGGAACTAAGGACGACCTTTTCAG AGCCCACGGAGCCGGGTGTGTTTGCGTTCTACCATGAGGGGGTGCGGGGCTGCCTGGGGGTGCAGGGTTCCTCCCTGCAGATGTCCAGCGCCTGCGAGCAGAGCAGCCAGCGGTGGAAGTTCGTCTCCCGGGGGCGGCTCTACAACCTGGGCGCCTCCCTGTGCCTGGGGCTGATGTCGGGCAACAGCAGCAAGCCAATGCTCGGGGTGTACCCGTGCGACAAGGAGCCCGCCCGCGTGCGGTGGAGCTGGCACTGCAAGCAGGTGCTGGAGAGCCTCAACGACAACCTGTCCTCCCCCGCGCCCCCCACTAACAGCACCTCCAAAGAGCCCGGCGAGGGCCCACGCTGGAGGCTCTATGGAGACGAGCAGGACCTGTGCACCATGGCTTACCGTG AGATCTACACTATCCAAGGGAACTCTAATGGCCGCCCCTGCTACCTGCCATTCATGTATAACGACCAGTGGTtccacagctgcaccagcaTCGGCCGTGAGGACGGCCACCTGTGGTGCGCCACCACGTCCGACTATGGCAAGGACGAGCGGTGGGGCTTCTGTCCCGTCAAGA CCAACAACTGCGAGACGTTCTGGGACACCGACCCTGTAACCGACAGCTGTTACCAGTTCAACTTCCAGTCCACCCTGTCCTGGAACGAGGCGCGCCTCAGCTgccagcagcagggggcagactTGCTCAGCATCACGGAGCTGCACGAGCAGACCTACATCAAcg gcctGCTGACGGGGTACAGCTCCACCCTCTGGATTGGCCTAAACGACCTGGACATCAACGGGGGCTGGCAGTGGGCGGATTCCTCGCCGGTCAAGTTCCTGTACTGGGAGCctg atCAGCCCAACCACTCGGACGAGGAGAACTGCGCGGTGATCCGCACCGAGATGACCGGCCGCTGGCAGAACCGCGACTGCTCCATGGCCCTGCCCTACATCTGCAAGAAGCGGCCCAATGCCACTCTGGACCCCTTCACCACTG ACTCGTGGTCGGACGAGGAGCGGCGGGAGTGCGACGTGGGCTGGCAGTCCTTCCAGACCGGATGCTACAAGCTGACGGTGGAGAAGAAGGACTGGGACGAGGCCCAGAGGACCTGCCAGAAGATGGAGGCCAACCTGGTCAGCATCCACACCCTGCCGGAGCTGGAGTTCATCATCCACAACCTGAAGAGAG GGGTGGACGAGCTGTGGGTGGGGCTTCATGACACCAAGGTTGAGATGAGCTTTGAGTGGTCTGACGGCACGCCAGTCATTTTCACGTACTGGCACCCCTTTGAGCCCAACAACTTTCGAAACACACAGGAGGATTGCGTCACCATCTGGGGACCT gaGGGGCGCTGGAATGACAGCCCCTGTAACCTTACCCTACCCTCCATCTGCAAGAAGCAGGCTcaaaagacagagggacagaagcAGGATCACGGCTGTAAGCAG GGGTGGAGGTGGCACAGTCCGTCCTGCTACTGGGTGGGAGAGGATACAGTGACGTTTGAGGAAGCGAGGAAGGCCTGTGTGAACAGCGAGGCCACCCTCGTCACGATCACAAACAG GTTTGAGCAGGCCTTCGTCAACAGTCTGGTGTTTGGCCGATCGAGAGACTTCTTCTGGACCGCCCTGCAGGACCTCAACAGTACCGGAACTTTCCACTGGCTCAGTGGCGATGAGGTCTCCTACACAAACTGGAACAGGGACCAGCCCG GCCTCAATAAAGGAGGCTGTGTCGCCCTGGCAACGGGGTACGCCACAGGACTGTGGGAGGTGAAGGACTGCAGCTCCGCCCGAGCAAAGTACATCTGCCGTCAGAACCTGGACACGTCTCTGAGTCCTGAGCCTCCCGTCCCGGTCCCCACACCCAGCCTGACTGGAGCTTGCCCCCAGGGCTGGAAGAGCAGCAACACCTTACTTTACTGCTACAAG GTGTTCCACTTCCCCCAGCAGGACCGGAAGCTCAGCTGGCTGCAGGCTAACCTCTTCTGCAAGAAGCACGGCGCCCACCTGCTCAGCATCGGTAGCTTCGACGAAGAGCAATTCGTCTCACAGGTCCTCCACGAGACCTTCGG GGAGTCGGAGGATCACGAGCAGCACTGGTTCTGGATCGGGCTGAACCGCAGGAACCCCGTGGACAAGGGCAGCTGGAAGTGGAGCGACGGGCTGGGG TTCGTCTACCACAACTTTGGCCGCTACTTTCACGAGTACGACATCAGGCAGTGCGCTGTGGCCGACCTGGGAACCATGCAGTGGATGGCCATGCAGTGTGAGGCCCAGCTGGACTGGATCTGCAAGATTCCCAAAGGTGCTGCGCCTCACCCAGCCTCAGCGCCGT GTGGTAAGGAGTGGGTGAAGTTCCAGGATGCGGAGTACAAGTTCTTTGATCACCGGTCTACCTGGAACCAGGCCCAGCGGATCTGCTCCTGGTTTGAATCATCTCTGGTCTCCGTGCATTCACCTGCAGAGCACGCCTTCCTTACACAGTCTGTGCAGAAG CTGTCCAACGTGGAGGGGCAGCTCTGGTGGGTGGGTCTCCACACCTACGAGAATGACGGGCGCTTCCGCTGGTCAGACCATTCGGTGCTCAACTATGTGTCCTGGGCCCCCGGCAGACCACGCCCTGTCAGCCGAGATCgcaagtgtgtgtacatgacaGCCAACAAGG AGGAATGGGGCGATCAGAAGTGCTTCACCGACCTGCCCTACATCTGTATGAAGTATTCAGTTTCTTCCACTACCCCGCCCACCCGACCACCCCTCAACCCTCGTGAGGGCTGCCCTGAAGGTTGGGCCCCTTTCCTCCACAAG TGTTACAAAATCTACGGGCATCAGGAGTTCAAGCGGGCCACGTGGTCGGCAGCTAAGGCGCTGTGCCAGTCTCAGGGAGCTGACCTAGCAGTGTTACCCAGTCAAAAGGAGCAGG CTTTCCTCACCACCCTGCTGCCCAACATCAGCTTCAACCTGTGGATCGGGCTGTCGGACAGCGAGAGCCTTTTCCAGTGGACCAGCAGAAAGCCCCTCACCTACACCAACTGGGCCCCTGGAGAGCCTGTGGGCCACAGAGACCCCCTGCCCACCAAGACACCG GTGAACTGTGTGGTGGCGCTTCACGGAAACCCGAAGAAGAACACGGGCATGTGGGCAGCCCGAAGTTGTGAGCTGGAGAGACACGGCTTTGTCTGCCAGAAGCGTAAGG ACCCAGCTATTCCCCCTGGGAGtgaccccctgcccccctccctgtctgagCCCCTGCAGTTCAGCAATGTGTCGTACCGTGTGCTCAGGCGACGCCTGGACTGGACGGGGGCGCTGCACGTGTGCGACTCCCTCAACGCCTCCCTGGCCTGGGTGCAGGACCCCTTCCAGCAGGCCTACCTCACTCTGCTGCTCGGCACCCTGCAGCTGCCCGCCTGGATCGGCCTCCACAGCAACGGG GGCCGGAGCTACTCCTGGCAGGGCGAGGATCAGCTGACCTACAGTAACTGGCAGGCTGAGGAGCCCAAACACACGATGGGGTGTGGCTACATGACGCCTTTCGGCGAATGGGCTGTGGACGCTTGTGAGGTGCAGAAGGAATTTGCTGTCTGTCAGCTCAACACAG agccAGCCAAGGAGCATCAGTGGAGCTTCCCTGGGCAGTGCCCCCATCCGCTAGGGGAGTGGAGCTGGGTGCCCTTCCGAAACTTCTGCTACTCCTTCCGTCTGGAGCGGCAGCTGCAGCACCAGGAGGCCAACAAGTCCTGCACCGCAG TGGGTGCCGAGATGCTGTCTATCCTTGATGAGACAGAGAATGGTTTTGTGTGGGAGCACATGCAGGGGTATGATGAGCAGGCCCAAGGGGTCTGGCTGGGCATGACCTTCAACGCCAGGG AGGGTGGCCTTGTGTGGCCCGAATATGGCGGGAGCAGAGAAGTGGAGTTCACCAACTGGGAGGTGCAGGACACCAACTTGAGCATGCTGTCGGCTAACACCTGCTTCTGGATCCAGAGGAGTTCGGGCCTGTGGGTGCCGGGACCCTGCACTAACCGCACCCAGGCCACCATCTGCAAAATACCGCGAG GTTTGGAGAGTACATTAATAGTGT CGCGGGTGGACCACTTCCCCACTCTGGTCCCCATCCTGGTGACGGCGCTGGTTCTGGTGGCGCTTATCATCGGGGTGATCTACCTGTACCGCCGGAGCCGGGCGCGCTCCCAGGGGGCCTACGACGGGGCCCGCTACAGCCGCTCCAAGTCTAGCCCCGCCGAGCAGGTGGAGAAGAGCATCCTGGTTTCCGACATGGAGCTGAACGAGCAGCACGAGTAG